The genome window GTTTTGCAAAATTTAAACTggtggattatatagtggtaCAGATTATTCAAAAAGCAAAAGCAGCTAACCAAAAATATGTAGCAATTTAAGTTCTGACTTAAGCAATGAAATGACTTTTTGGAATGCTAAGGATGCAGACTTGTTGGCCATACAGTATTCTGTAGGTTTTGACAGAAGAAAATCATACAAAGAAAAACAAAATGCCCTCAACATTTTCTTGCAGCACTACTCTAGAGAGGAATAAAAAACAGACATTATAGAATTCTATCTTCAGTCATTCTAATTACAGAAATCATGGTACTTCACTAGCTTTGTCAAGTAATGAAGCTTAAGCATTCAATCTTTATACCACAAAAGCAGATAGAAGGCTAACTGTTAACCGTGTATAGTGGTGTGCAATGACCATGTAAAACTGACAAAATCTAGTTTAAGATAATCAAGTTTGAAGGAAACTGTGCAACTGCAACTGACTACAGACCGAACAGAAACTTCAAGATTGTAACACACAAACAGCATCTGTATCAGTCTCACAGATCAATAGATCATGCAAAATTCATGCAACAATAGCGCAAATATCATTACCAATGATCATTTAAAAACATCTAAACACACTGAAGTCAGTAGTTGATTTTTTTAACAAAAAATGTAAATTCCAGAACCCGTATTTGTAATTTATTGATTGCCATAGGAGCAGAGCAATCCAAAAAGTGCACAGAAAGTGCACAAAACTCAAGTTAACAGATATTTGAAAGAAATATAGATTCTAGGGAGATTTATTCAGACCTTTGATTCTTGTTCCCATTGATCACCAACCCAGTCATATCGAAGCCTCAGAAATTTCTGGTTCACCTCAACTTCCGTCCCTAAATGCGTTGACTTAAATGTGTACTTGAATTCTGGAAGAACATTAGTAATCACCCCTAGCCACCAGCAATCACCTTGGAATGCTTCAACCTCATCATTGATGCAGAAACTAATCTCTGATGCTTGTGGTGGGCAAGGCCTCACATGCTTCACATCAACAATCTCCTCAGACAATGTAGTACCGTAACACTTTGAAAGAGTGTAGTCGACTAATAGGTTATTCTTCCAGATAGTCTTTGCGACAACTGCAGGTGACCAAGCAACAACAGAATTGTCTTCCAACTTGGAAACTTCAATTTGCATTCCTTTTGCATATGGCATTGTCTTGGGTATctcctagaaggcaaaggcaacaaGCAATGGTTAGCACTGAATGGACAGCCCAAACAAGGTGGAAGAAACATCATATAGGTAACAAGTTACATAAAAACCTACATCAGGAGCTACTCTACCATGATCAACACAATTGAAGAAAATCCCACAAATGTTCAAGCACCATAGATTTATGTTAGCGATCAAAGAAGGATAATGAATTACCGAAAATGTTCGAACTTCTAACCAACAACGCAAGGCAGTATAACATGACTAGGAAGTCCAACTCCAACAGCATCTATCTCTTAACATATCTACCATCTAGCTGAAATAGAAACTCCTTCAAAGACTTATATTTATGACAGAAGACTTGGAGTATTATTCGAAACTATTCCCTCCATTACAAACTATAGTTCACATGGACATATATTTTGATAGTGCGGTTATTTGCAATGTTTTAAAGGCGATGCCTAGACGTCCAGGTGCCCAAAAACAGCTAGGTGTCCCCGTCGCCTAGCTAAGAACCAGCAAGAGGTATAGGAAGGGGAAGGGGCGACGTTGAATCGGAGTGGTGGCGGCGGCTGGAATCGGGGGCAGCGATGCCTGAATTAACAGCGACGGCGTCAAATCAGGGCAGCGGCGTCGCCAAATCGCGAGTGGTGGCTGCTGCAACGGCGGGGCAGGGAATATATGGGCTGGCTGGTGGGCTGGCCTCCTACCCCTTCCCttcttctttttccttttttttctttttcttcctctccATGCTGCTGTCTGGCCGGTTCTTAGATAGATAAGGCATCGCCTTGCTCGCCTTGGCGTCGCCTAGGCATCTAGGAGGTGGTTCAACGCCTTGTCTCGCCCTACCGCTTTAAGAACCATGGTTATTTGAACTTGTAGATGATGTTAATATATTTTTCTTAAGAAACTTTGTAAAAGTTAGAGAAAATTGACTTAGGACAAAGCCAAAGAAAAGCATAATTTGAAACGGGTGGAGTGGGAATAAAAAGCTACAGATAACTAAAACCGCCCATGAATATCAAGGGGGTCAAATGCTTTCATAGTTCACCATTAGCTAGAAACACTTCATTCCAGCATGACCCACATCTGATCTGACTGAACACCATTCAGCTCGTCCAAGTACCTTGACTTCATACTCTTAATCTGTTGATAGGCAATTTTCCAGCCAGTGAGACCACAAGCACATTCGCCCTAAAATGTTCTAACACCTGTATTACTCAAGCTAAAACAGATAAATCCATCTAACAGATACAACAATAGCTAGCAATTCAAGAATCCTCATTCTCCTCACTCTCCACCTAGCAAGCGTGGGAAAATCATAATCCCACATTCGCCCTGCCACCATCGAACAAACTGTGGTTGCCcccatttctaaccctaaccccacgAAAAATCACCTCGAATGGAAGAAAGGGAAGAAGCCTTTTGATGGATTACGATTAATTAATGTTATCGAAAGTTGGAAACCCAGAATCAAatagggaaaaaagaaaaagcttgGAAAAGACCCTTGTTAGTGCTACTACCATGTTATCTGGGGAGCGCCACTCGCCGTCAACCCACTCGAGGTGCGGGCGgacgtcggcggcgtcgaactCCATGACCTCCCTGGTCTCCGGGAAGCATACCCTGACCTTGCTGGGCGCGCCGGCGCGGGCGAGGGCGACCCCGAGCCACCAGGCGTCGTCGATGAGCGCGTCGACGGCGGCGTGCTCCGCGGGCGGGGCCTCCGatgcgggcgcgggcggcggcgGTGGGCGAGGGCGAAGGCTCCGCGCCGGCAGTGCCTCCCGGAGCGGGCGGTCGGAGCCctcggactcgaggagggagtcgtATTCGACGGTGTAGCCGCGGGGCTTGGCGCTGGGCCCCACGACGACGGCAGCGAAGTGGGCCCCGTGCAGGCCTGCCTCGTCGGGGACCACCTCCACGGGGTCGCCCGGGTTGAACCCCTTTGGCGTCTGCGGCGACGCCGCGTCGCGGCGGCCGGGGATTCGCGGCGACCGCATCGTGGCTAGCAGCGGTGGTGAGCTGGTGGCGCGGCGGGAGCAGCGTGCGGCAGAGGTACTGGAGTGGACTGACTGCTCCAGTCGAGGGCAACAATGGCAGAAGAGAACACGACAGCTACCAACTTGACGGCTTCCGCGGTTCCGCCGAGGCCGAAAGAAGACATCAGCCGTTGGATCGGCCACGTGGACGGACGGTCAGGTAACTGCTCTTTTAGAAAACAAATAGGCAGGAGAACTGCTAGTTAGAACATGTACTATAAAAATATCATATAATTTAAAAATGAttatattttatagaatttagtgcACCAACAAAAACGTCTCGCTCCAACGATAAAACCTCAAATCTAGATTAATAGATTATAGAGCAGTCTACTacagtgtagtatatttgagacaCTTGAAAGGGTGCACTATAGTTTTTTGACCAAATTTTACGAAATGTACCACTGTTGGAGTAGTTTTTCCTATATAGAACCTCATATTTCAATTTAAGGCACTAGTTTGAGATATTATTGGAGATACTCTTATGTGCTAGCAAAGTGTCTGTAGGTTCATACGTTTTACATCTATACTTG of Zea mays cultivar B73 chromosome 8, Zm-B73-REFERENCE-NAM-5.0, whole genome shotgun sequence contains these proteins:
- the LOC100285586 gene encoding RNA binding protein, with product MRSPRIPGRRDAASPQTPKGFNPGDPVEVVPDEAGLHGAHFAAVVVGPSAKPRGYTVEYDSLLESEGSDRPLREALPARSLRPRPPPPPAPASEAPPAEHAAVDALIDDAWWLGVALARAGAPSKVRVCFPETREVMEFDAADVRPHLEWVDGEWRSPDNMEIPKTMPYAKGMQIEVSKLEDNSVVAWSPAVVAKTIWKNNLLVDYTLSKCYGTTLSEEIVDVKHVRPCPPQASEISFCINDEVEAFQGDCWWLGVITNVLPEFKYTFKSTHLGTEVEVNQKFLRLRYDWVGDQWEQESKNVPKAKFTQGVKVEVCSDDEGFRGAWFEATVVKAVGSKFLVEYATLKADDGTKPLKESVEARHIRPCPPDIPATDGFKLLDEVDAFCNDAWWVGVVSKVLGEKRCTVYFRPWKEEMEFEHAQLRLHCDWMGGRWMRASPALEM